One part of the Equus asinus isolate D_3611 breed Donkey chromosome 6, EquAss-T2T_v2, whole genome shotgun sequence genome encodes these proteins:
- the ATP6V1E2 gene encoding V-type proton ATPase subunit E 2 — MALSDVDVQKQIKHMMAFIEQEANEKAEEIDAKAEEEFNIEKGRLVQTQRLKIMEYYEKKEKQIEQQKKIQMSTIKNQARLKVLRARDDLISELLNEAKLRLSRVVADPEIYQGLLDQLVLQGLLRLLEPVVIVRCRPQDLLLVEAAVQKAIPDYISVSQKRVEVRVDQEVHLAMMAAGGVEVYSGNQRIKVSNTLESRLDLLAQQNMPEIRKALFGANANRKFFI, encoded by the coding sequence ATGGCCCTGAGTGATGTCGATGTGCAGAAACAGATTAAGCACATGATGGCTTTCATTGAGCAGGAAGCCaatgagaaggcagaagaaatagATGCCAAGGCAGAGGAAGAGTTCAACATTGAGAAAGGACGCCTCGTGCAAACCCAACGACTGAAGATTATGGAGTATTAtgagaagaaggagaagcagaTAGAGCAGCAGAAGAAAATCCAGATGTCTACCATAAAGAATCAGGCAAGGCTGAAAGTCCTGAGGGCTAGAGATGACCTCATCTCAGAGTTGCTGAATGAGGCGAAGCTGAGACTCAGCAGGGTTGTAGCAGACCCAGAAATCTATCAGGGGCTGCTCGATCAACTAGTGCTCCAGGGACTGCTCCGGCTGCTGGAGCCCGTGGTGATTGTACGCTGCAGGCCACAGGACCTCCTCCTGGTGGAGGCTGCGGTGCAAAAAGCCATCCCTGATTACATATCAGTCTCCCAAAAACGTGTGGAAGTCCGAGTTGATCAAGAGGTGCACCTGGCCATGATGGCAGCTGGAGGTGTGGAGGTCTACAGTGGCAATCAGAGAATAAAGGTTTCCAATACCCTGGAAAGTCGGCTGGACCTCTTAGCCCAGCAAAACATGCCGGAAATACGAAAGGCCTTGTTTGGAGCCAACGCCAACAGGAAGTTTTTTATCTAA